One segment of Allorhodopirellula heiligendammensis DNA contains the following:
- a CDS encoding toprim domain-containing protein — translation MIAYGKQPVHYPCAAVGEIHTDIPGQPRISVPGTECLIVEGDSAAKSVDQVRCTQQQAILALQGKPLNAAKASRATAINNEIFQRIFETLLGRRRGGTMDAGELYRQLADPAACVYEKLVLLMDPDADGIHCGVLMMAFFRRFAPDLIRAGRVIVVRPPMFVFRLPDQPQLDVPQWPVASSPEHAAAIEQTLREHNIDRFEKTRHRGLGSLDSCLLRHSSVDPTSRREHRLTVPEVDTAITMFGG, via the coding sequence GTGATCGCGTACGGAAAACAGCCGGTTCACTATCCATGTGCCGCTGTCGGTGAGATTCACACAGACATCCCCGGGCAGCCCCGGATCAGCGTGCCCGGGACGGAGTGCTTGATCGTCGAAGGCGATAGTGCCGCAAAGTCGGTCGATCAGGTCCGATGCACGCAACAGCAAGCGATTTTGGCCCTGCAGGGAAAACCACTCAATGCGGCCAAAGCCTCACGAGCGACCGCGATCAACAACGAAATTTTCCAGCGGATCTTTGAAACCCTGCTCGGCCGTCGACGCGGCGGCACAATGGACGCCGGCGAACTCTACCGGCAACTAGCCGACCCCGCAGCGTGCGTCTACGAAAAACTGGTCTTGCTGATGGACCCCGACGCCGACGGCATTCACTGTGGCGTCTTGATGATGGCATTTTTTCGGCGTTTCGCACCCGACTTAATTCGCGCAGGTCGAGTGATTGTCGTCCGGCCGCCAATGTTTGTATTTCGCCTCCCAGATCAACCTCAGCTCGACGTGCCGCAGTGGCCGGTTGCCTCCAGCCCCGAACATGCCGCCGCCATCGAGCAGACGCTTCGCGAGCACAACATCGATCGCTTTGAAAAAACGCGGCACCGAGGCCTGGGTAGTCTCGACAGCTGCCTACTACGACACTCCAGCGTCGATCCAACATCACGCCGCGAGCATCGCCTCACCGTCCCGGAAGTCGACACCGCTATCACCATGTTTGGCGGCTGA
- a CDS encoding Xaa-Pro dipeptidyl-peptidase, with translation MRTPAHHRLVVLALLSCGFAGSPLVAADASNKEKTPAKPKFVDGEAAKVPGFSDSDYWIRHDLWVETEFDSDEDGKPDRMHVDVTRPRQTDSEGLKLPVIYETSPYFAGTAPDSDDSMWSPRQELGATPTPRPTIGPFERSGVRPIISKDLVAEWVPRGFVVVHSSSPGTGLSEGCPTVGGENEALAPKAVIDWLCGRAKGFTTPDGDEPVTAYWSTGKVGMTGTSYNGTLPLAAATTGVEGLEAIIPVAPNTSYYHYYRSNGLVRHPGGYLGEDIDVLYDFIHSGNPELREHCDCIIREKTMLANIDRESGDYNDFWAGRDYLNQLDHVHAATLMSHGFNDWNVVPEHSYRISAALKKQGVPVQIYYHQDGHGGPPPMKMMNRWFTHYLFGVDNGVEKDPKSWIVREGKKHDEPTSYADYPNPDAAPVDLHLAGGAPQQGKLSLAEDESHGRETLVDNFSFDGEALAKADWTEHRLIYVSPELSKPVHLSGTASIQIRLACDRPATNLSVWLVSLPWTDRARGGHINDNLITRGWADPQNAESIRESKPLVPGEFVDIKFDLQPDDQIIPAGQKIGLLIMASDRDFTLWPDPGTKLTVDLPATNLTLPVVGGPAALEEAFTPKPTPEPNADKGKSKE, from the coding sequence ATGCGAACACCTGCCCACCACCGCCTCGTCGTTCTCGCTCTGCTCTCCTGCGGTTTCGCCGGTTCACCACTCGTGGCTGCCGATGCATCCAACAAAGAGAAAACGCCAGCGAAACCGAAATTTGTCGATGGCGAGGCTGCCAAAGTCCCTGGGTTCTCCGACTCGGATTATTGGATTCGGCATGACCTGTGGGTGGAGACCGAGTTTGACTCTGACGAGGACGGCAAACCCGATCGCATGCACGTCGATGTCACCCGGCCCCGGCAAACCGACTCGGAGGGACTGAAGCTGCCGGTGATCTATGAAACCAGCCCCTACTTTGCCGGCACCGCACCCGATTCCGACGACTCGATGTGGTCGCCCAGACAAGAACTTGGCGCAACACCAACCCCCAGACCCACGATCGGCCCCTTCGAACGCTCGGGAGTCCGTCCGATCATCTCGAAAGACCTCGTCGCTGAGTGGGTGCCGCGTGGGTTCGTCGTCGTCCACTCATCTTCGCCGGGAACGGGCTTGTCCGAAGGGTGCCCGACGGTGGGAGGAGAAAATGAAGCGCTCGCTCCCAAGGCCGTCATCGATTGGCTTTGCGGCCGAGCAAAGGGATTCACGACGCCCGATGGCGATGAACCAGTGACCGCCTATTGGTCGACCGGCAAAGTCGGCATGACGGGCACGTCGTACAACGGCACCTTGCCGCTGGCGGCCGCCACGACAGGAGTCGAGGGACTCGAAGCGATCATCCCCGTTGCTCCCAACACATCTTACTATCACTATTACCGTTCGAACGGTTTGGTCCGCCATCCGGGCGGCTATTTAGGCGAAGACATCGACGTGCTCTACGATTTCATTCACAGCGGCAATCCCGAACTTCGCGAACACTGTGATTGCATCATCCGCGAAAAAACGATGTTAGCCAACATTGATCGCGAGTCCGGCGACTACAACGACTTCTGGGCGGGCCGTGACTATCTGAATCAACTCGATCATGTGCATGCCGCCACACTGATGTCGCATGGCTTCAACGATTGGAACGTGGTCCCCGAGCACAGCTACCGAATTTCAGCGGCGCTCAAAAAACAGGGCGTGCCCGTCCAGATTTACTATCATCAAGACGGACACGGCGGACCGCCACCCATGAAGATGATGAATCGTTGGTTCACGCACTATCTCTTCGGTGTGGATAACGGTGTCGAGAAAGATCCGAAATCCTGGATCGTCCGCGAGGGCAAGAAGCACGATGAGCCAACGTCTTATGCGGATTATCCAAATCCCGATGCAGCCCCGGTGGATCTGCACCTCGCTGGCGGTGCTCCGCAGCAGGGCAAGTTGTCGTTGGCGGAGGACGAGTCGCATGGCCGCGAGACACTCGTCGACAATTTCTCGTTTGACGGTGAGGCATTGGCCAAAGCGGATTGGACGGAACATCGGCTGATCTATGTCTCACCTGAACTATCGAAACCGGTGCATCTGTCAGGAACCGCCTCGATCCAGATTCGGCTGGCGTGCGATCGACCGGCCACCAATTTGTCGGTATGGCTGGTGTCGCTACCGTGGACAGACCGCGCCCGTGGCGGCCATATCAACGACAACCTGATCACGCGTGGGTGGGCGGATCCTCAGAACGCAGAGTCCATCCGGGAAAGCAAACCGCTCGTTCCGGGTGAATTCGTCGACATCAAGTTCGACTTGCAGCCCGATGATCAAATCATTCCCGCCGGTCAAAAAATCGGTCTGCTGATCATGGCGAGTGACCGTGACTTCACCCTGTGGCCCGATCCCGGCACCAAACTGACGGTCGATCTGCCCGCCACCAACTTGACGCTGCCTGTCGTCGGCGGCCCAGCGGCATTGGAAGAGGCATTCACCCCCAAGCCAACTCCCGAGCCGAATGCGGACAAAGGGAAGTCGAAGGAGTGA
- a CDS encoding IS3 family transposase, giving the protein MNDRLVAAAEVIDSTNASATEVCQVLSLSRSSFYGFQKATELDESTRAEELCPIIIDIFWKHRRRYGSRRITSELADRGIIVCRRTVAESMKMQNLKAIQPKSFQPKTTDSRHRLGYSPNLLLDSFELNAVNRLWVADITHVPLADRRFAYLSMIMDRFSRRLIGWKMDVTMTEQLVIGSLKDAIMIRQPGGELIHHSDRGGQYASIRFRQILKRSSIRQSMSRAGDCYDNAVMKSCFGTIKTELEMTEYETVAEGECELGSYFSYYNQDRKHSSLGYQTPNQFESTHPGRE; this is encoded by the coding sequence TTGAATGATCGACTTGTCGCGGCGGCAGAAGTGATTGATTCGACGAATGCATCAGCCACCGAGGTCTGTCAGGTTCTGTCGCTCTCACGAAGCTCGTTTTACGGATTCCAAAAGGCGACTGAACTAGATGAATCAACGCGAGCAGAAGAGCTTTGCCCGATAATCATCGACATCTTCTGGAAGCATCGGCGACGCTATGGATCCCGACGTATCACCAGTGAATTAGCTGACCGCGGCATCATCGTTTGCCGAAGAACGGTTGCGGAATCGATGAAAATGCAGAATTTAAAGGCGATTCAGCCCAAGTCGTTTCAGCCAAAGACCACTGACAGTCGGCACCGGCTGGGGTACAGCCCAAACTTACTCCTGGATTCTTTCGAACTCAACGCGGTCAACAGACTGTGGGTCGCTGACATTACGCACGTCCCACTCGCAGATCGCCGCTTCGCCTACTTGTCCATGATCATGGATCGATTTTCAAGACGACTCATCGGATGGAAAATGGATGTAACAATGACCGAGCAACTGGTCATTGGAAGTCTGAAGGATGCGATTATGATTCGACAGCCTGGCGGTGAATTGATCCACCATAGCGATCGCGGTGGCCAGTACGCCAGCATCCGCTTTCGCCAAATCCTCAAGCGGTCATCGATTCGACAGAGCATGAGTCGCGCTGGCGACTGCTATGACAACGCAGTCATGAAAAGTTGCTTTGGAACAATCAAGACTGAACTCGAGATGACCGAATACGAGACTGTAGCTGAAGGCGAGTGCGAACTCGGAAGTTACTTCAGCTATTACAACCAAGATCGGAAGCACTCGAGCCTTGGTTACCAAACACCCAACCAGTTTGAATCCACTCACCCAGGTCGAGAATAA
- a CDS encoding transposase produces the protein MSKKPLKDTIKSRRQFTVQFKNDAVQMLLDGHTASSIVERLGLTGTNLLYRWKREQLRQSGPVASSLDSRVRDLETELKRVERERDILKKALSIFSRSD, from the coding sequence ATGAGCAAGAAGCCCCTCAAAGACACCATCAAGTCACGACGTCAGTTCACCGTTCAATTTAAGAACGATGCGGTTCAGATGTTGCTCGACGGTCATACCGCGAGTTCAATCGTCGAACGGCTCGGCCTGACAGGTACAAACTTGTTGTACCGATGGAAGCGAGAGCAGTTGCGGCAAAGCGGTCCAGTTGCTTCGTCGCTCGACAGCCGAGTGAGAGACCTTGAAACCGAGCTGAAGAGAGTCGAGCGAGAACGTGACATTTTAAAAAAAGCCTTATCTATTTTCAGCCGAAGCGATTGA
- a CDS encoding L-histidine N(alpha)-methyltransferase: MNTLEQNHASENFFADVIEGLQKPKKTLPCKYFYDGAGSRLFDEICELDEYYLTRTELAITSENADAIAHQIDRRVMLIEFGSGSSIKTRILLDALIDPVAYVPVDVSEEHLLMTADDLRSSYPGRVHSPKKDAEDKRFTGLGRQGRRVFNFDAHVFRFPVPAVMGFGATELR; encoded by the coding sequence ATCAATACGCTCGAACAAAATCATGCCAGCGAGAACTTCTTTGCCGACGTCATCGAAGGACTTCAGAAACCGAAAAAAACGCTGCCTTGCAAATACTTCTATGATGGTGCCGGATCAAGACTGTTTGATGAGATCTGCGAACTCGACGAGTACTATCTGACGCGAACGGAACTCGCCATCACGAGTGAAAACGCAGACGCGATCGCACACCAAATTGATCGGCGTGTTATGCTGATTGAATTCGGCAGCGGCAGTTCGATCAAGACTCGAATTCTGCTGGATGCACTGATTGATCCGGTGGCCTACGTGCCAGTCGACGTTTCAGAAGAACATCTTTTGATGACAGCCGACGACTTGCGTTCAAGCTATCCTGGAAGGGTGCATTCCCCTAAAAAGGACGCTGAAGACAAGCGATTTACGGGATTAGGTCGCCAAGGCAGGAGAGTCTTCAATTTTGATGCTCATGTTTTCCGGTTCCCAGTCCCAGCTGTCATGGGCTTCGGTGCGACGGAACTCCGATAG
- a CDS encoding SDR family oxidoreductase, whose translation MTKIAVTAASGNLGGSIVHAAVEIVGKENVIGLARTPSKAESLGVEVRQGDYTLRDQLRESLRGIDALLLVSGMDAPTKRIGQHRNVIEAAKEAGVSKIVYTSIQGAEEGTAFSPVVQSNRQAEEDVRDSGLQWVIGRNGIYIEPDVEYIETYKQRGEIANCAGDAKCGYTTRGELAFAYARMLTESKHDGQTYNLHGEAITQRKLAEYLNDAYGTELKYRTMTVGEYREDRIAELGEFLGTVIAGIYEGIRNGAVNNESHFCLAAGRKHQGWKAYFDRLKANSAQE comes from the coding sequence ATGACAAAAATTGCCGTCACTGCCGCCAGCGGAAACTTGGGCGGATCAATTGTCCACGCCGCCGTTGAAATCGTCGGCAAAGAGAACGTTATCGGACTTGCACGCACTCCTAGCAAAGCCGAATCGCTCGGTGTCGAAGTACGCCAGGGCGACTACACGTTGCGCGATCAATTGCGGGAATCACTTCGCGGTATCGACGCATTGTTACTCGTTTCTGGAATGGACGCTCCCACGAAGCGTATTGGTCAACATCGCAACGTCATCGAAGCTGCCAAGGAGGCGGGTGTTAGCAAGATTGTCTACACCAGCATTCAAGGCGCAGAAGAAGGCACTGCGTTCTCACCTGTTGTCCAAAGTAATCGCCAGGCGGAAGAAGACGTTCGCGACAGCGGCCTTCAGTGGGTGATCGGTCGCAACGGTATCTATATTGAACCAGATGTCGAGTACATCGAGACCTACAAACAACGTGGTGAGATTGCAAACTGCGCTGGTGACGCAAAGTGCGGCTACACAACTCGCGGCGAACTGGCCTTTGCCTACGCCCGCATGTTGACGGAATCGAAGCACGACGGCCAGACGTACAATCTGCACGGCGAAGCGATCACACAGCGAAAGTTGGCCGAGTACTTGAACGACGCGTATGGTACGGAGCTGAAATATCGCACCATGACAGTTGGCGAGTATCGCGAAGACCGCATTGCAGAACTCGGCGAGTTCCTCGGCACGGTAATTGCGGGCATCTATGAAGGCATCCGCAACGGAGCCGTGAATAACGAAAGCCATTTTTGCCTTGCTGCTGGTCGCAAGCACCAAGGCTGGAAAGCATACTTTGACCGACTCAAGGCTAACTCAGCACAAGAGTAG
- a CDS encoding DUF4405 domain-containing protein codes for MRHKGTSEIYATKQETTQKGKANAARVRVWLDLCMFVGMVLVLAPQATGITVHEWASFLIIIPFFLHLIFAWQWIVNTTRRFFNPTPGHARFNYVLDWMLFFLFVTATFSGVVISEAALPALGIRFTIDPFWSAIHDISANLLMLVIGIHLAMHWKWIATNVKKYVLHRLRQSSAAEGVDP; via the coding sequence ATGCGTCATAAAGGGACCAGTGAGATTTACGCGACGAAACAAGAAACCACTCAGAAAGGAAAGGCGAACGCCGCGCGAGTACGCGTTTGGCTCGATCTCTGCATGTTTGTCGGCATGGTACTGGTGCTCGCGCCGCAGGCGACTGGAATCACGGTCCATGAGTGGGCGAGCTTCCTGATCATCATTCCATTTTTCCTGCATCTAATCTTCGCTTGGCAGTGGATTGTCAACACGACTCGACGCTTTTTCAATCCGACTCCCGGTCACGCTCGTTTCAATTATGTGCTGGACTGGATGCTGTTTTTCCTGTTTGTGACGGCGACTTTTTCAGGAGTGGTCATTTCGGAAGCGGCGTTGCCAGCACTGGGAATTCGTTTCACGATTGACCCATTTTGGTCCGCTATCCATGACATCAGTGCCAACCTTCTGATGCTCGTGATTGGAATCCATTTAGCGATGCACTGGAAATGGATTGCGACCAATGTCAAAAAGTATGTTTTGCACCGACTTAGACAATCTAGCGCCGCGGAAGGAGTTGATCCGTAA
- a CDS encoding siderophore-interacting protein, whose translation MASRTTMELEVIRSAPITEHMLRVTLGGDALSAFPVDQESAYLKLLIPQRDGQKPLLRTYTVRHQRPTEIDIDFVLHDSPGPASTWAIDAQPGDRITVAGPGPKKLINHSADWFLLAGDMTALPAISVHLSQLPEDAVGYAVIEVPSRADIQKLTHPRNIELHWEINSRPKVDGLFLASKIRALPWLEGQPAVWAACEFNSMRVLRTFLQEHNNLPKTHLYLSSYWKLGQSDEGHKKAKRLDSEQVGGTR comes from the coding sequence ATGGCTAGTCGCACCACGATGGAACTGGAAGTGATTCGTTCCGCACCGATCACCGAGCATATGCTGCGCGTCACGTTAGGTGGCGATGCCCTTTCGGCATTCCCCGTTGACCAGGAAAGCGCCTATTTGAAGCTGCTAATTCCTCAACGCGATGGCCAGAAGCCACTTCTGAGAACCTATACGGTAAGGCATCAGCGACCAACCGAGATTGATATCGACTTCGTCTTGCATGACTCGCCGGGTCCGGCGTCAACCTGGGCGATCGACGCTCAGCCAGGAGACCGCATTACAGTCGCCGGACCGGGGCCTAAAAAACTAATCAACCATTCCGCCGATTGGTTTCTGCTGGCGGGAGACATGACCGCACTTCCCGCGATCAGCGTCCACCTCAGTCAACTGCCGGAGGACGCTGTCGGCTACGCTGTAATTGAAGTTCCCAGTCGTGCCGACATCCAAAAACTGACGCATCCGCGAAACATTGAACTGCACTGGGAGATCAACTCACGCCCCAAGGTCGATGGTTTGTTCCTTGCTTCCAAGATTCGAGCATTGCCCTGGTTGGAAGGACAACCCGCCGTCTGGGCCGCCTGTGAATTCAATAGCATGCGTGTGCTGAGGACCTTCTTGCAAGAGCATAACAATCTTCCGAAAACACACCTCTATCTATCGAGCTATTGGAAGCTTGGTCAATCCGATGAGGGTCACAAAAAGGCCAAACGACTAGACAGCGAACAAGTTGGCGGAACCAGGTAG
- a CDS encoding SDR family oxidoreductase — MNETTKKTAIVTGSSRGIGAAVAKRLARDGFNVLVNYSGSKDPASEVVNTIETEGGHAIAVQADVSDSAAVKRMFDSAEAAYGGVDVLVNNAGIMKLASIADCDDAIFDAQVAVNFRGTFNGMREAGIRLRDGGRIINFSTTVVGMKFETYGVYAGIKAAIETMTAIMAKEMRGRNITVNAVAPGPTGTALFLEGKSDELVEKLSKASPLERLGTPEDIANVVAFLAGPDGAWVNGQTLRANGGMV, encoded by the coding sequence ATGAATGAAACAACCAAAAAAACTGCAATCGTCACCGGTTCGTCGCGTGGGATCGGGGCAGCCGTCGCCAAGCGTCTGGCCAGAGATGGGTTCAACGTCCTCGTCAATTATTCTGGCAGTAAGGATCCCGCGAGCGAGGTCGTGAACACAATCGAGACCGAAGGCGGTCATGCCATCGCAGTCCAGGCGGACGTTTCCGATTCCGCCGCGGTCAAACGGATGTTCGACAGCGCCGAGGCAGCTTACGGTGGTGTCGATGTGCTGGTGAATAACGCCGGCATCATGAAACTGGCTTCGATCGCGGACTGCGACGACGCGATCTTTGACGCTCAGGTTGCTGTGAACTTTCGAGGCACATTCAACGGCATGCGCGAGGCTGGAATTCGCCTGCGGGATGGCGGGCGGATCATCAATTTCTCCACCACGGTCGTCGGGATGAAGTTTGAAACATACGGCGTGTATGCGGGCATCAAAGCCGCCATCGAAACGATGACGGCGATCATGGCGAAGGAAATGCGCGGACGAAACATCACGGTCAACGCAGTCGCTCCCGGACCGACGGGCACCGCATTGTTCCTAGAAGGCAAGTCCGATGAGTTAGTCGAGAAGTTGTCGAAAGCGTCGCCGCTTGAACGATTGGGGACTCCCGAAGACATTGCCAATGTTGTGGCCTTTCTCGCTGGGCCGGATGGAGCTTGGGTCAACGGTCAGACCCTGCGCGCCAATGGCGGCATGGTCTGA
- a CDS encoding DoxX family protein, with translation MKQRLLLGTPQQVSLGMLGLRIAFGCFMLVHGIQKLMGFTAMAESFPDPLGMGHQLSLLCAIGAEVGCSVLLILGLGTRFAVLNLAFTMCVALFLVHGSDPWKVKELAAVYLAVYAVIFVTGPGEFSLDQKLFGTQESDAV, from the coding sequence ATGAAACAACGACTATTACTTGGAACCCCCCAACAAGTTTCACTCGGCATGCTTGGCTTACGCATTGCCTTTGGCTGCTTCATGCTTGTCCATGGCATTCAAAAGTTGATGGGCTTTACGGCGATGGCTGAAAGCTTCCCTGATCCGCTAGGAATGGGACATCAGCTAAGCCTTCTCTGCGCCATCGGTGCCGAAGTCGGTTGCTCGGTACTATTGATCCTTGGACTTGGCACACGATTCGCCGTTTTGAACCTTGCGTTCACAATGTGTGTTGCACTCTTCTTGGTTCACGGCAGTGACCCATGGAAGGTAAAAGAACTGGCAGCGGTCTACCTCGCTGTGTATGCCGTGATCTTTGTCACAGGGCCCGGTGAGTTCTCGCTGGATCAGAAGCTCTTTGGAACGCAGGAGTCCGATGCTGTTTGA